A genomic segment from Micromonospora echinaurantiaca encodes:
- a CDS encoding PH domain-containing protein, protein MANATYDRKEQFQQIQSGLLDGEQIIAVYDAVGTGTGFLGLTDRRVIIQDRSFIGKRYAITSIPYSKITSVSVVSNKSWGGSFFSTGAIAIHVGTHTYEVEFRGAQKSHHVHNVILHYIS, encoded by the coding sequence ATGGCGAACGCGACCTATGACCGCAAGGAGCAGTTCCAGCAGATCCAGAGCGGCCTGCTGGACGGAGAACAGATCATCGCCGTCTACGACGCGGTCGGCACCGGCACCGGCTTCCTCGGGTTGACCGACCGGCGCGTCATCATCCAGGACCGCTCCTTCATCGGCAAGCGGTACGCCATCACCAGCATCCCGTACTCGAAGATCACCAGCGTGAGCGTGGTGAGCAACAAGTCGTGGGGCGGGTCGTTCTTCTCCACCGGCGCCATCGCCATCCACGTCGGCACGCACACCTACGAGGTGGAGTTCCGCGGCGCCCAGAAGAGCCACCACGTGCACAACGTCATCCTGCACTACATCAGCTGA
- a CDS encoding class I SAM-dependent methyltransferase, translated as MRHGEFRDPRLVTVYDAECTWSRDDDYFLAVVGEAPARVLDLGCGTGRLTLALAAAGHTVTGVDPAAASLAAARAKPGAERVTWIEGTSARLPDRAYDVAVLTSHVAQFLVTDAEWAATLADLRRALVPGGRLVFDARDPADRRWERWNPDESRRWIALTDGGVVRGWTEVTAVTGGVVSFVHHYLFPGGDELLSSATVRFRTEEELRGALRAAGFTVERIHGGWGGEPVGQGDGEFIVQARAGGDDLAGGAPDLP; from the coding sequence ATGCGACACGGAGAGTTCCGCGATCCGCGGCTGGTGACCGTCTACGACGCGGAGTGCACCTGGTCGCGGGACGACGACTACTTCCTCGCCGTGGTCGGCGAGGCCCCCGCCCGGGTCCTCGACCTCGGCTGCGGGACCGGCCGGCTCACCCTCGCCCTGGCCGCCGCCGGGCACACCGTCACCGGCGTCGACCCGGCCGCCGCGTCGCTGGCGGCGGCCCGGGCCAAGCCGGGCGCCGAGCGGGTGACCTGGATCGAGGGCACCTCGGCCCGGCTGCCGGACCGGGCGTACGACGTGGCGGTGCTGACCAGCCACGTGGCGCAGTTCCTGGTGACCGATGCCGAGTGGGCGGCCACCCTGGCCGACCTGCGCCGGGCGCTGGTTCCCGGCGGCCGGCTGGTCTTCGACGCGCGCGACCCGGCGGACCGGCGATGGGAGCGGTGGAACCCGGACGAGTCCCGGCGGTGGATCGCCCTGACCGACGGCGGCGTGGTGCGGGGGTGGACCGAGGTGACCGCGGTGACCGGTGGGGTGGTGAGCTTCGTCCACCACTACCTCTTCCCCGGCGGCGACGAGTTGCTCAGCTCGGCCACTGTGCGGTTCCGCACGGAGGAGGAGCTGCGCGGCGCACTGCGGGCGGCCGGGTTCACCGTGGAGCGGATCCACGGCGGCTGGGGCGGGGAGCCGGTGGGGCAGGGTGACGGCGAGTTCATCGTCCAGGCCCGGGCCGGCGGCGACGATCTTGCCGGTGGCGCGCCGGACCTACCGTGA
- a CDS encoding VOC family protein, whose protein sequence is MSAVRVKAFDHLVLNVADVERALDFYCGVLGLAPVRVDEWRAGKVPFPSVRVGPETIIDLVHRPRGESNVDHFCLVVEPLEWAEVIASGVFEVLEGPVGRFGARGSATSIYVRDPDGNSVELRWYPQDAG, encoded by the coding sequence GTGAGCGCGGTGCGGGTGAAGGCCTTCGACCACCTGGTGCTCAACGTGGCCGACGTCGAGCGGGCCCTCGACTTCTACTGCGGGGTGCTCGGGCTGGCCCCGGTACGGGTCGACGAGTGGCGAGCCGGCAAGGTGCCGTTCCCCTCGGTACGGGTCGGCCCGGAGACCATCATCGACCTGGTCCACCGCCCGCGGGGCGAGTCGAACGTGGACCACTTCTGCCTGGTGGTCGAGCCGCTGGAGTGGGCCGAGGTGATCGCGTCCGGCGTCTTCGAGGTGCTGGAGGGGCCGGTCGGCCGGTTCGGGGCGCGGGGGAGCGCGACCTCGATCTACGTGCGCGACCCGGACGGCAACTCGGTCGAACTGCGCTGGTACCCGCAGGACGCGGGCTGA
- a CDS encoding 4a-hydroxytetrahydrobiopterin dehydratase, producing the protein MRALFSGRAKHDYLSDALALLNGWVREGEQIRRTLVIDDAQHAALTERVKVVADALHLRPEISRRADHTQIRVGHGNAPLTEGEVLLAARIEDAYRAVTAP; encoded by the coding sequence ATGCGCGCGCTGTTCAGCGGTCGTGCGAAGCATGACTACCTCAGCGACGCCCTCGCTCTGCTGAACGGATGGGTCCGCGAGGGCGAGCAGATCCGACGGACTCTCGTGATCGACGACGCGCAGCACGCGGCCCTGACCGAGCGGGTCAAGGTGGTCGCCGACGCCCTGCACCTGCGCCCGGAGATCAGCCGCCGGGCCGACCACACCCAGATCCGCGTCGGGCACGGCAACGCGCCGCTGACCGAGGGCGAAGTCCTGCTGGCCGCCCGGATCGAGGACGCGTACCGCGCGGTCACCGCGCCCTGA
- a CDS encoding LysR family transcriptional regulator: protein MLERYEVETFLTLAEELHFGRTAERLGVTTGRISHVVKKLERRIGAPLFARTSRVVQLTAIGRQLADDLAPLVAGMDEAVRRAVDAGRGVTGRLRVAFLGEWTAPVLLKAVALFTERHPECQVEVHEVQLYNSRPSLVDGSIDLLMAAYPFDGMACGPPLLTERRLLAVPAGHPLTRAASVSLEVLADHPVVQYPAVTSAEFKRDRTPEHTPSGRPVPKGPTGNTFSEMLTLVALGRGVLPVGEHTRHYYPRPDVAYVPIHDAPPIRRGLVWREDNTTARVREFVRAASDANG, encoded by the coding sequence GTGCTCGAACGGTACGAGGTGGAGACCTTCCTGACCCTCGCCGAGGAGCTGCACTTCGGCCGCACGGCCGAGCGGCTCGGGGTGACTACCGGGCGGATCAGTCACGTGGTCAAGAAGCTGGAACGCCGTATCGGCGCGCCGCTGTTCGCGCGGACCAGCCGGGTCGTCCAACTCACCGCGATCGGCCGCCAGCTCGCCGACGACCTCGCCCCGCTGGTCGCCGGCATGGACGAGGCGGTACGCCGGGCCGTCGACGCCGGGCGCGGCGTCACCGGCCGGCTGCGGGTCGCCTTCCTCGGCGAGTGGACCGCGCCGGTGCTGCTCAAGGCGGTCGCCCTGTTCACCGAGCGGCACCCGGAATGCCAGGTCGAGGTGCACGAGGTGCAGCTCTACAACTCGCGGCCGAGCCTGGTGGACGGCTCGATCGACCTGCTCATGGCGGCGTACCCGTTCGACGGGATGGCCTGCGGCCCGCCGCTGCTGACCGAGCGCCGGTTGCTCGCGGTGCCGGCCGGGCATCCGCTGACCCGCGCGGCGTCGGTCTCCCTGGAGGTCCTCGCCGACCATCCGGTGGTCCAGTACCCGGCGGTGACCTCGGCGGAGTTCAAGCGCGACCGCACCCCCGAGCACACCCCGTCGGGCCGGCCGGTGCCGAAGGGCCCCACCGGGAACACGTTCTCCGAGATGCTGACCCTGGTGGCGCTGGGCCGCGGCGTGCTACCGGTGGGCGAGCACACCCGGCACTACTACCCCCGCCCGGACGTCGCCTACGTGCCCATCCACGACGCACCGCCGATCCGGCGTGGCCTGGTCTGGCGGGAGGACAACACCACGGCCCGGGTCCGCGAGTTCGTCCGCGCCGCCAGCGACGCGAACGGCTGA